In Coccidioides posadasii str. Silveira chromosome 4, complete sequence, one genomic interval encodes:
- the AMT16_1 gene encoding Phospho-2-dehydro-3-deoxyheptonate aldolase amt16 (EggNog:ENOG410PG9I~COG:E~BUSCO:8212at33183), with product MAPQPWYIENPNVGNRSHAEDWRIRGYNPLTPPNLLQHEIPQTPHSKKTVLMSREEAAAVVNGIDPKNRLMVIVGPCSIHDPEAAMEYCGRLLKLKEKYKNELLIIMRSYLEKPRTTVGWKGLINDPDVDNSFQINKGLRIARQLFVDLTDKGMPIASEMLDTISPQFLADLLSVGAIGARTTESQLHRELASGLSFPVGFKNGTDGSLDVAVDAIGAVKHPHHFLSVTKPGVVSIVGTMGNEDCFIILRGGKKGPNYDAASVAAAKKRLIEKAVNPRLMIDCSHGNSEKNHKNQPKVAANIAAQIAGGETAIMGVMIESHINEGNQPVSPQGKAGLKYGVSITDACIGWEDTESVLATLADAVKKRQAIEAEKASS from the exons ATGGCCCCGCAACCA TGGTATATTGAAAACCCCAATGTCGGGAATCGAAGCCATGCGGAGGATTGGCGAA TCCGCGGGTACAACCCGCTGACACCGCCCAATCTCCTCCAGCATGAGATCCCGCAAACTCCTCACTCCAAGAAGACAGTCTTGATGTCCAGAGAGGAGGCCGCCGCAGTCGTCAACGGCATTGACCCCAAGAACCGCCTCATGGTCATCGTCGGACCGTGCTCGATCCACGACCCCGAAGCTGCCATGGAGTACTGCGGCCGCCTCCTCAAGCtcaaagagaaatataagaATGAGCTCTTGATCATCATGCGATCGTACCTCGAGAAGCCACGTACTACAGTTGGCTGGAAAGGTCTGATCAACGACCCCGACGTCGACAATTCCTTCCAGATCAACAAGGGTCTTCGCATCGCCAGGCAGCTGTTCGTCGATCTGACCGACAAGGGAATGCCAATTGCCAGCGAAATGCTCGACACCATTTCCCCCCAGTTCCTTGCCGACTTACTCTCCGTTGGCGCGATCGGTGCCCGAACCACCGAGTCCCAGCTCCACCGCGAGCTCGCCAGCGGGCTATCTTTCCCCGTAGGTTTCAAGAACGGCACAGACGGCTCTCTCGACGTAGCCGTGGATGCCATTGGCGCCGTCAAGCACCCCCACCACTTCCTCAGCGTAACCAAACCTGGTGTCGTCTCCATCGTCGGGACGATGGGCAACGAGGACTGCTTCATCATTTTGCGCGGCGGCAAGAAAGGCCCTAACTACGACGCAGCCTCGGTCGCAGCTGCAAAGAAGAGACTCATCGAAAAGGCCGTCAATCCCAGATTAATGATTGACTGCAGCCATGGCAACTCGGAGAAGAACCATAAGAACCAACCCAAAGTTGCCGCAAACATTGCAGCTCAGATCGCTGGGGGAGAAACCGCTATTATGGGCGTGATGATCGAAAGTCATATTAACGAGG GCAACCAACCCGTCTCACCCCAGGGCAAAGCTGGCCTCAAATACGGCGTCAGCATTACCGATGCCTGCATTGGCTGGGAAGACACAGAATCTGTTCTTGCCACCCTTGCAGACGCGGTAAAAAAGCGGCAAGCCATCGAGGCAGAGAAGGCCAGCTCGTAA
- the AMT16_1 gene encoding Phospho-2-dehydro-3-deoxyheptonate aldolase amt16, variant 2 (EggNog:ENOG410PG9I~COG:E~BUSCO:8212at33183), whose product MVSSHPVRGYNPLTPPNLLQHEIPQTPHSKKTVLMSREEAAAVVNGIDPKNRLMVIVGPCSIHDPEAAMEYCGRLLKLKEKYKNELLIIMRSYLEKPRTTVGWKGLINDPDVDNSFQINKGLRIARQLFVDLTDKGMPIASEMLDTISPQFLADLLSVGAIGARTTESQLHRELASGLSFPVGFKNGTDGSLDVAVDAIGAVKHPHHFLSVTKPGVVSIVGTMGNEDCFIILRGGKKGPNYDAASVAAAKKRLIEKAVNPRLMIDCSHGNSEKNHKNQPKVAANIAAQIAGGETAIMGVMIESHINEGELLLFDYL is encoded by the coding sequence ATGGTGTCTTCTCATCCAGTCCGCGGGTACAACCCGCTGACACCGCCCAATCTCCTCCAGCATGAGATCCCGCAAACTCCTCACTCCAAGAAGACAGTCTTGATGTCCAGAGAGGAGGCCGCCGCAGTCGTCAACGGCATTGACCCCAAGAACCGCCTCATGGTCATCGTCGGACCGTGCTCGATCCACGACCCCGAAGCTGCCATGGAGTACTGCGGCCGCCTCCTCAAGCtcaaagagaaatataagaATGAGCTCTTGATCATCATGCGATCGTACCTCGAGAAGCCACGTACTACAGTTGGCTGGAAAGGTCTGATCAACGACCCCGACGTCGACAATTCCTTCCAGATCAACAAGGGTCTTCGCATCGCCAGGCAGCTGTTCGTCGATCTGACCGACAAGGGAATGCCAATTGCCAGCGAAATGCTCGACACCATTTCCCCCCAGTTCCTTGCCGACTTACTCTCCGTTGGCGCGATCGGTGCCCGAACCACCGAGTCCCAGCTCCACCGCGAGCTCGCCAGCGGGCTATCTTTCCCCGTAGGTTTCAAGAACGGCACAGACGGCTCTCTCGACGTAGCCGTGGATGCCATTGGCGCCGTCAAGCACCCCCACCACTTCCTCAGCGTAACCAAACCTGGTGTCGTCTCCATCGTCGGGACGATGGGCAACGAGGACTGCTTCATCATTTTGCGCGGCGGCAAGAAAGGCCCTAACTACGACGCAGCCTCGGTCGCAGCTGCAAAGAAGAGACTCATCGAAAAGGCCGTCAATCCCAGATTAATGATTGACTGCAGCCATGGCAACTCGGAGAAGAACCATAAGAACCAACCCAAAGTTGCCGCAAACATTGCAGCTCAGATCGCTGGGGGAGAAACCGCTATTATGGGCGTGATGATCGAAAGTCATATTAACGAGGGTGAGTTACTACTTTTTGACTACCTCTAG
- a CDS encoding uncharacterized protein (EggNog:ENOG410PH8S~COG:S~TransMembrane:11 (n2-12c20/21o44-63i123-146o191-210i446-470o500-519i540-564o591-617i638-658o664-682i703-723o729-749i)~BUSCO:1872at33183) — translation MTLSLLSAATVTNTAFHSFASGGDGDDDLPKFQDQARGQRDLYTQIVISSAVGLSAFLTFCILRPKWRVLYSARRRLRTAASRLPELPDSMFGWIPVLYKINDDEVLASAGLDTFVFLSFYKYAINFLTITFFFSLIVILPIHYVYTGKYGYPWDGRDGNSSEFSHLYRSRRGHITAIRDKEEPKTDPTYLWMYVVFSYVFTGLAIYLLVDQTNKIIRIRQQCLGSQTTMTDRTIRLSGIPPEMRSEEKIKEFIENLGIGKVENLTLCRDWRELDTLIHKRKKVLQKLEEAWTRHVGYQPKRLRKRFHGDNAPASALDRADEGGETTALLSAEEQDHVPDFAHERPSVRLWHGPFKLRYRSVDAIDYYEEKLRCLDETIEATREKEFPPTHLAFVTMESIAACQMAVQAILDPSPMQFVASLAPAPGDVVWEKTYLSRSERWFRSWSVTFVIGFLTVFWSVLLIPLAYLLNLETIEKVIPQLADALSRHPLVKSLVQTGLPTLILSLLTVSAPYIYNWLANMQGMISRGDVELSVISKNFFFTFFNLFLVFTVFATASNFYGFWENLRDVFKDTTTVAFALARSLETLAPFYVNLIVLQGLGLFPFRLLEFGSVAMYPFHLLGAKTPRDYADLEKPPMFNYGFALPQTILIFIICIVYSVFPSSWLVCLFGLIYFCIGRFIYKYQLLYAMDHRQHSTGRAWPMICSRVIVGLLVFQLAMIGILALRRAITRSILIVPLLVGTVWFFYFFSRTYDPLMKFIALRSIDRDRAAESDESPTPTSTLSPPSQWERDSIPLRLRGQDLAPRLRKYVNPNLILPLDEAWIPGTAHRANPITALRNSSEVV, via the exons ATGACGCTCTCCCTTTTGTCTGCGGCTACTGTCACGAACACTGCCTTTCACTCGTTTGCCTCCGGTGGCGATGGGGATGATGACCTGCCAAAGTTCCAAGACCAGGCGAGAGGCCAGCGGGACCTGTATACCCAGATCGTGATCAGTTCCGCGGTGGGGCTGAGTGCGTTTCTGACTTTTTGT ATTCTACGACCTAAATGGAGAGTGCTGTACAGTGCGCGTCGACGGTTGAGGACGGCCGCTTCGAGGCTTCCCGAGCTCCCGGACTCAATGTTTGGGTGGATTCCGGTTTTGTACAAAATTAACGATGATGAAGTATTGGCATCCGCGGGGTTGGACACCTTCGTC TTCCTCTCATTCTACAAATATGCTATCAACTTCCTGACTATaacctttttcttctccctGATTGTTATTCTCCCGATTCATTACGTTTATACCGGAAAGTACGGATACCCCTGGGATGGGAGAGATGGCAACAGTTCAGAATTCTCGCACCTATACCGCTCTCGTAGGGGGCATATAACCGCGATTCGAGATAAAGAAGAGCCCAAAACCGACCCTACGTATTTATGGATGTATGTCGTATTCTCATACGTCTTTACTGGATTGGCAATCTATCTCCTAGTCGACCAGACGAACAAAATTATTCGGATACGACAACAATGCCTGGGAAGCCAAACCACGATGACCGATCGCACGATTCGTCTATCTGGAATTCCACCCGAAATGAGATCAGAGGAAAAGATCAAGGAGTTCATAGAAAACCTTGGAATTGGAAAGGTTGAAAACTTAACTCTATGCCGCGACTGGAGGGAACTCGACACTTTGATCCATAAACGAAAGAAGGTGCTCCAGAAATTGGAAGAAGCATGGACAAGACACGTGGGATATCAACCGAAGAGACTACGAAAACGATTTCATGGTGACAACGCCCCCGCATCTGCATTGGATCGAGCCGACGAAGGAGGCGAAACCACAGCATTGCTATCAGCCGAAGAACAGGACCATGTCCCCGATTTTGCTCATGAACGCCCGAGTGTTCGCTTATGGCATGGACCATTCAAGCTGAGATATAGATCCGTTGATGCGATTGATTATTATGAAGAAAAGCTGCGCTGCCTTGATGAAACCATTGAAGCCACCAGAGAGAAAGAGTTTCCACCCACCCACCTCGCATTTGTGACAATGGAGTCAATAGCTGCTTGTCAGATGGCCGTCCAAGCAATCTTGGATCCATCTCCAATGCAATTTGTTGCTAGTTTAGCTCCTGCTCCGGGGGATGTGGTTTGGGAAAAGACATATCTTTCTAGATCCGAGAGATGGTTTCGATCATGGTCTGTCACGTTCGTGATTGGCTTCCTGACCGTGTTCTGGTCCGTTCTCCTCATCCCGCTGGCATACTTGCTAAACTTGGAGACAATCGAGAAAGTCATCCCCCAATTAGCGGATGCACTCTCCCGTCACCCCTTGGTCAAGTCTCTGGTTCAAACGGGTCTTCCCACGTTAATCCTCTCGTTGCTGACCGTCTCAGCTCCATATATCTACAACT GGCTCGCCAATATGCAGGGGATGATTTCTCGCGGAGACGTTGAGCTATCCGTCATATCGAAGAACTTCTTCTTCACCTTCTTTAATCTCTTCCTAGTCTTCACGGTTTTTGCAACTGCCTCTAACTTTTATGGTTTCTGGGAGAATCTGAGAGATGTTTTCAAAGATACAACTACAGTGGCTTTTGCCTTGGCTCGCTCACTCGAAACTCTTGCACCGTTCTATGTGAATTTGATCGTGTTGCAAGGATTGGGTCTGTTTCCCTTTCGCCTGCTAGAATTTGGAAGTGTGGCTATGTACCCGTTTCATTTACTAGGAGCGAAAACGCCTCGCGACTACGCTGACCTGGAAAAACCCCCTATGTTTAACTACGGCTTCGCACTCCCACAAACTATCCTCATCTTTATCATTTGCATCGTGTACAGCGTTTTCCCGAGCTCCTGGCTTGTTTGCCTCTTTGGCCTCATCTACTTCTGCATTGGCCGATTCATTTACAAATACCAGCTTCTCTACGCCATGGATCACCGACAACATTCCACCGGTCGTGCCTGGCCCATGATATGCAGCCGCGTTATCGTCGGACTTCTCGTCTTCCAACTTGCAATGATCGGCATCCTCGCACTGCGAAGAGCAATCACACGTTCGATCTTGATTGTTCCATTGCTCGTAGGAACAGTGTGGTTCTTCTACTTTTTCTCCAGGACCTACGACCCGTTGATGAAATTCATCGCCCTGCGGAGCATCGACCGTGATCGTGCTGCTGAATCGGATGAAAGTCCCACTCCGACATCAACCCTGTCTCCACCTTCACAATGGGAACGGGACTCTATACCCCTCCGACTTAGGGGACAGGACCTAGCGCCTAGATTGAGGAAGTACGTCAACCCTAATCTTATTTTGCCGCTGGATGAGGCATGGATTCCTGGAACAGCACATCGAGCGAATCCGATTACTGCGCTACGAAACTCGTCTGAGGTGGTATGA
- a CDS encoding uncharacterized protein (CAZy:GH133~BUSCO:23198at4751~EggNog:ENOG410PHNJ~COG:G~BUSCO:284at33183): MVNYGLKPVFNREFKIDIPITCAGAFSFYITYSLLPKLSDSFAPSPQTEIRTGTYYIDVCPDIRLNGKRMPVESLSIFSIVSKFMGKFPADWNKHLQGIGQRGYNVVHFTPLMTRGASNSPYSIYNQLEFDRQCFPNGESDVIDMVTRMEKEYGLLALTDVVWNHTAHNSKWLQEHPEAGYNVETAPWLEAALELDDALLSYGNALQSLDLPTEFKTVEDLVSVMQQMRPHVIEKIKLWEFYSVNVQRDTEAIIKAWKSGNLDYPKGGFGDVGVGGLSEIRQWPFEKKAAFLREKALENDNQILGRYSRKVNPRIGAALITALYGRYDETTADIPVVEENVFKTLDSLNLPLFREFDDDVSEIFDQLFHRIKYLRLDDHGPKLGPVTPKNPLVETYFTRLPLNDITKAHSPRSLALVNNGWVWNADALRDNAGPGCRAYLKREVIVWGDCVKLRYGNCPEDNPFLWDYMTRYTKLMAKHFAGFRIDNCHSTPLPVAEYLLHEARRIRPNLMVYAELFTGSEKVDYLFTKRLGLTALIREAMQAWSAAELSRLVHRHGGLPIGSFDPSLLSHWCQMETKVVLHHIRPTTVHALFMDCSHDNETPAQKRDPRDTLPNAALVAMCASAIGSVMGYDEIYPEHVNLVTETRSYHSVFSENGVQDATGEGGIGGIKKLLNSLHTEMAIDEYDETHIHHDAEYITVHRVHPHTRKGTLLISRTAFSASNVKHILAPIHLTGTKASLLGAWKLEVENDTEAKRIVAADEKYLRGLPSRVSEVSGFRLEENGDDTIIYTPDDFPPGSIALLKTHIHERDLPVDLSKFITADADATFRSVDLTGLNFTLYRCDSEERDSSGGKDGVYKIPNFGPLVYAGLQGWWSVLEEIIKTNDLGHPLCDNLRAGQWALDFVVGRMRRAITQQGYSQLEGPTKWLEDRFNAVRRVPNFLLPRYFTIIIKAAYDAACRHAIHCLGVIIEHGQHFIHELALVSVQHLGEVKSASLYPTNQVPCLAAGLPHFATDWARCWGRDVFISLRGLLLATGRFDDAKEHILAFASTLKHGMIPNLLSSGKFPRYNSRDSVWFFLQAIQDYTHIVPNGIRILEENVPRRFLPYDDTWFPFDDKRAYSRSSTIAEIIQEVFQRHASGISYREHNAGPELDLQMKPEGFQVDVHVDWETGIIFGGNQWNCGTWMDKMGESVKAKNQGYPGTPRDGAPIEISGLLYSALRWVSDLRRKGHYPYSGVDIESGLTITFDDWATRVKTHFEKCYYVPVDSEEDRDFNVDSKLVNRRGIYKDIYKSSQPYEDYQLRPNFTIAMTVAPDLFDAERGFHALTIADVVLRGPLGMATLDPTDLNYRPYYNNSEDSTDFATSKGRNYHQGPEWLWPTGYFLQALLKFSLLRNSSHQSLMDISQQITMRLERCCKSLRESTWKGLTELTNKNGEFCVDSSPTQAWSAACLLALYYDASEIQKARSASLSV, encoded by the exons ATGGTAAATTATGGACTGAAACCGGTATTCAACCGAGAGTTCAAGATTGATATCCCAATTACGTGTGCAGGAGCCTTTTCCTTCTATATCACTTACAGCCTTCTTCCCAAACTCTCGGACTCGTTCGCACCTTCGCCCCAAACCGAAATAAGAACGGGGACGTACTATATAGATGTGTGTCCGGATATTAGACTTAATGGCAAACGAATGCCCGTCGAGTCTCTTTCGATATTCTCCATCGTCTCCAAATTCATGGGCAAGTTCCCGGCGGATTGGAACAAACATCTTCAGGGAATTGGGCAGCGGGGATATAATGTTGTTCATTTTACGCCCTTAATGACTCGAGGGGCGTCAAATTCTCCGTACAGCATATACAATCAGTTAGAGTTTGATCGCCAATGTTTTCCGAATGGAGAAAGCGATGTTATAGATATGGTCACGAGAATGGAAAAGGAGTACGGACTGCTTGCATTGACTGATGTTGTATGGAACCATACAGCACATAACAGCAAATGGCTCCAGGAACATCCCGAAGCTGGCTATAATGTGGAAACTGCCCCTTGGTTAGAAGCTGCCCTGGAGTTGGACGACGCTCTGTTAAGTTATGGAAATGCGTTGCAAAGTCTAGATTTACCCACAGAGTTTAAAACCGTCGAGGATTTGGTTTCCGTCATGCAGCAGATGAGGCCACATGTTATTGAAAAGATTAAGCTTTGGGAATTTTACTCGGTCAATGTTCAGCGTGATACGGAGGCAATCATCAAAGCCTGGAAATCTGGAAATCTTGATTATCCAAAAGGCGGCTTCGGGGATGTCGGAGTAGGAGGCTTAAGCGAAATTCGACAGTGGCcgtttgaaaagaaagctgcTTTCCTACGTGAAAAGGCACTTGAAAATGACAACCAGATTTTAGGGAGATACAGCAGAAAAGTAAATCCTCGAATCGGTGCTGCACTCATCACTGCGCTATACGGTCGATACGACGAAACGACAGCAGATATACCTGTCGTGGAAGAGAACGTCTTCAAAACTTTGGATTCTCTGAATTTGCCACTGTTCAGAGAGTTTGACGACGACGTCTCGGAAATATTTGACCAGTTATTCCATAGGATCAAGTATCTACGCCTCGATGACCATGGGCCTAAGCTGGGCCCCGTCACTCCAAAGAATCCACTCGTCGAAACGTATTTTACTCGTCTTCCGTTGAATGATATCACTAAAGCGCATAGCCCAAGGTCGCTTGCCTTGGTTAACAACGGGTGGGTGTGGAATGCCGACGCTTTAAGGGACAACGCTGGGCCGGGTTGTCGGGCATACCTAAAACGTGAAGTTATCGTTTGGGGGGACTGCGTTAAACTGCGTTATGGGAATTGTCCGGAGGATAATCCATTTTTATGGGACTACATGACTCGATATACAAAGTTAATGGCGAAACATTTTGCAGGATTTCGCATTGATAACTGTCACTCCACACCCCTGCCCGTTGCGGAATACTTGTTACATGAGGCTCGGCGTATTCGTCCGAACTTAATGGTTTATGCGGAGCTATTCACGGGTTCCGAGAAGGTTGATTATTTATTTACAAAACGACTTGGATTGACAGCGTTGATTAGAGAAGCTATGCAGGCATGGAGCGCTGCTGAGTTAAGTCGATTGGTTCATCGCCACGGTGGTCTTCCAAttggcagctttgatccAAGCTTGTTATCTCACTGGTGTCAAATGGAGACCAAAGTTGTCCTCCACCATATTCGGCCAACTACGGTGCATGCTCTTTTCATGGATTGTTCTCATGATAATGAAACTCCTGCTCAAAAGCGAGATCCGAGGGATACATTGCCCAATGCAGCTCTGGTCGCAATGTGCGCTTCTGCGATTGGAAGTGTCATGGGTTACGATGAGATATATCCTGAGCATGTGAATCTCGTCACTGAAACTCGCTCATACCATTCAGTCTTTTCAGAAAACGGCGTCCAAGACGCCACTGGCGAAGGAGGTATTGGTGGAATAAAGAAGCTTTTGAACAGCCTGCATACAGAGATGGCGATTGACGAATATGATGAGACTCATATTCACCACGATGCAGAGTACATAACGGTTCACAGGGTACATCCACACACGAGAAAAGGGACACTACTTATATCACGTACCGCATTTTCTGCGTCTAATGTTAAGCACATCCTCGCTCCAATTCACTTAACAGGCACCAAAGCATCACTTTTAGGGGCCTGGAAATTGGAAGTTGAGAATGATACCGAAGCTAAGCGAATTGTAGCCGCTGATGAGAAGTATCTGAGGGGTTTGCCCAGCCGTgtttctgaagtatctggGTTTCGGCTTGAAGAGAATGGAGACGATACGATAATATATACCCCCGATGATTTTCCACCGGGCTCAATTGCTTTACTAAAAACACATATCCATGAAAGAGATTTACCGGTGGACCTGAGTAAATTTATCACCGCTGATGCAGATGCAACTTTCCGCTCTGTTGATCTTACCGGCCTGAATTTCACCTTGTATCGCTGTGATTCCGAGGAAAGAGACTCCAGCGGCGGGAAGGACGGAGTCTACAAGATCCCAAATTTTGGCCCTCTTGTTTATGCTGGCCTTCAGGGATGGTGGAGTGTTCTCGAAGAGATAATTAAAACGAATGACCTAGGTCATCCACTCTGTGATAATCTTAGAGCCGGCCAATGGGCGCTTGACTTTGTCGTCGGAAGGATGCGGCGGGCTATCACGCAACAGGGTTACTCACAACTTGAAGGACCGACAAAGTGGCTCGAAGACAGATTCAACGCTGTACGTCGAGTACCAAATTTCTTGCTGCCCCGATACTTCACCATCATTATCAAGGCTGCATACGATGCAGCTTGCAGACATGCAATTCATTGTCTCGGGGTTATTATTGAGCATGGGCAACATTTCATTCACGAACTGGCGCTGGTTAGCGTACAGCATCTGGGGGAGGTCAAGTCTGCTTCACTTTATCCCACAAATCAGGTGCCTTGCCTTGCTGCCGGTCTTCCTCATTTTGCAACAGACTGGGCGAGATGCTGGGGCCGCGATGTCTTCATTTCGCTTCGCGGGTTACTCCTCGCCACTGGACGCTTTGACGATGCAAAAGAGCATATCCTAGCCTTTGCAAGCACGTTAAAACATGGCATGATACCCAACTTACTTTCGTCTGGAAAGTTCCCTAGATACAACTCTCGTGATTCCGTTTGGTTCTTCCTGCAGGCTATTCAAGATTATACCCATATCGTTCCCAATGGTATTCGAATTCTGGAGGAAAATGTTCCTCGACGATTCTTACCCTACGATGATACTTGGTTTCCGTTTGACGATAAGAGAGCGTATAGTAGAAGTTCGACGATCGCGGAAATTATCCAGGAGGTCTTCCAGAGGCATGCATCGGGTATCTCGTATAGGGAGCACAACGCTGGTCCGGAGCTGGACTTGCAGATGAAGCCCGAGGGATTTCAGGTGGATGTCCATGTTGACTGGGAGACCGGGATTATATTCGGAGGGAATCAGTGGAATTGCGGGACATGGATGGATAAAATGGGAGAGAGCGTAAAGGCTAAAAACCAGGGATATCCTGGTACTCCAAGAGACGGCGCACCGATTGAAATTTCTGGGTTGCTCTACAGTGCGCTGCGCTGGGTGTCCGATCTACGGAGAAAGGGCCACTACCCGTACTCAGGTGTTGACATTGAGTCTGGACTAACAATTACTTTCGATGACTGGGCAACGAGGGTTAAAACACACTTCGAAAAGTGCTACTACGTCCCTGTAGACTCTGAGGAAGACCGGGACTTCAACGTGGACAGCAAACTCGTGAACCGTCGCGGAATATATAAGGATATATATAAATCTAGTCAACCTTATGAGGACTATCAGCTCCGCCCCAACTTTACTATTGCGATGACTGTTGCACCTGACCTTTTCGATGCAGAAAGGGGGTTTCATGCTCTGACCATCGCTGACGTTGTCCTTCGCGGGCCACTGGGGATGGCAACGCTTGACCCGACCGACCTGAACTACAGGCCATATTATAACAACTCGGAAGACTCTACCGATTTTGCAACTTCGAAGGGGAGGAACTATCATCAGGGCCCCGAATGGTTATGGCCAACTGGGTACTTTCTCCAAGCGCTGTTGAAGTTTTCTCTGTTGAGGAATAGTTCACATCAGAGCTTGATGGACATATCCCAGCAGATTACCATGCGACTGGAGAGATGCTGCAAATCTCTGAGGGAGAGTACATGGAAAGGTCTGACAGAATTGACGAATAAGAACGGGGAATTTTGTGTTGATTCG TCACCGACCCAGGCGTGGTCTGCAGCGTGTTTGCTGGCCCTGTATTATGATGCTTCTGAGATCCAGAAGGCAAGGTCGGCTTCCTTGAGTGTCTAA
- a CDS encoding uncharacterized protein (EggNog:ENOG410PRBD~COG:S~BUSCO:15969at33183) — MAPIRPKSKSKALSSSSVKKASSAGEEAVDTFDSFDSGFHTSKKDKRIIKHSAFVSKIEKSCKKPFKRRRPSKKLVANLDSLADALPDADDEVPEDAQVNIIRHKSLKHRPGAMKRKEKLDKVERDRFAKNMAQMATGLADPKEPAASTVDATQTSSSNRWAALRNFISQTIDQNPEFKR; from the exons ATG GCCCCCATCCGTCCCAAGTCCAAGTCCAAGGCCTTGAGCTCCTCTTCAGTGAAAAAAGCGTCTTCAGCAGGGGAGGAAGCTGTTGATACATTTGATTCCTTCGACTCTGGATTTCATACCTCGAAAAAGGACAAACGCATCATTAAGCACTCAGCATTTGTCTCGAAGATCGAAAAATCCTGCAAGAAACCCTTCAAAAGGCGTCGACCGTCGAAAAAACTCGTCGCCAACCTCGATTCTCTCGCTGATGCATTACCCGACGCCGATGATGAAGTCCCCGAAGACGCCCAAGTGAACATTATCCGACATAAAAGTTTGAAGCACAGACCCGGCGCTATGAAGCGGAAGGAGAAGCTTGACAAGGTTGAGCGCGATCGGTTCGCCAAGAATATGGCGCAAATGGCGACTGGGTTGGCAGATCCAAAGGAGCCAGCTGCCAGCACTGTGGATGCCACACAAACTTCGTCCTCAAACCGCTGGGCCGCACTGAGGAATTTTATCTCTCAGACAATAGATCAAAACCCGGAGTTTAAGAGATGA